One genomic segment of Candidatus Saccharimonas sp. includes these proteins:
- the gyrB gene encoding DNA topoisomerase (ATP-hydrolyzing) subunit B codes for MSKQKENNYDGSQIQVLEGLEPVRKRPGMYIGSTGYEGVHHLIKEIADNSIDEAIAGYGTKVIVRILEDGGINIADDGRGIPVDIHLKTGKSTLETVLTVLHAGGKFGGGGYKVSSGLHGVGSSVVNALSTKMIAEVVKKGQLYRIEFERGVPTTELKKLGKTNREDGTSITFYPDPTIFKETVTFDYKWVVNYLRHQSYLTKGIYTQVDDERTGERQAFYFEGGIQSYVKSLNVGKEVLSDQPFYVEKQVEDSMVEVAIQYNDSYNENVRAFANNVINPDGGTHVVGFRSSLTQTINEYARKNNLLKEKEDNLSGDDIREGLTAIILVKLPDPQFEGQTKNKLGNPEVRRYVQQVMNEYFGYYLDENPAVAKKIVNKALLAARARKAARAARENVIRKGVLDGLNLPGKLADCSSKKPEECELYIVEGDSAGGSAKNGRDARTQAILPLRGKVLNTERARLDKMLANNEIVSLIKGMGVGIGEQFDISGLRYHRIIIMTDADVDGSHIATLLMTFFFRYMREVVEGGHIYLAKPPLFLLKGSGNKHYYVYSDEERDAKIKELIEERKARGTQINPEDNEIKQAGLTGIQRYKGLGEMDATQLWETTMNPENRVLIQLRLEDAERADAIFTKLMGSEVSMRKSFIQTNAKYVNLEELDV; via the coding sequence ATGTCTAAACAAAAAGAAAATAATTACGACGGTTCTCAGATCCAAGTTCTTGAGGGTCTTGAGCCTGTTCGAAAGCGCCCCGGAATGTATATCGGTTCAACCGGATATGAGGGTGTTCATCACTTAATTAAAGAGATTGCTGATAACTCTATAGATGAAGCTATTGCTGGATATGGCACAAAAGTTATTGTGCGAATTTTGGAAGATGGTGGAATAAATATTGCTGATGATGGTCGAGGTATTCCTGTTGATATTCATCTAAAAACTGGAAAAAGTACACTTGAAACTGTCTTGACTGTTCTTCACGCTGGTGGAAAATTTGGTGGAGGTGGATATAAAGTCTCATCTGGTTTACATGGCGTAGGATCGAGTGTTGTGAATGCTCTTTCAACAAAAATGATTGCTGAAGTTGTTAAGAAAGGCCAACTTTATCGGATTGAATTTGAGCGAGGTGTTCCAACTACTGAACTTAAGAAACTTGGCAAAACTAACCGCGAAGATGGAACGAGCATAACTTTTTACCCAGACCCAACAATTTTTAAAGAAACTGTGACCTTTGATTATAAATGGGTTGTTAATTATCTCCGTCATCAATCATATCTAACAAAAGGAATTTATACTCAAGTTGATGATGAACGAACTGGTGAGCGACAAGCTTTCTATTTCGAAGGAGGGATTCAGAGCTACGTTAAAAGTTTAAATGTCGGTAAAGAAGTTCTTTCCGACCAGCCATTCTATGTTGAGAAACAAGTTGAGGATTCGATGGTTGAAGTGGCGATTCAATACAACGATAGCTATAATGAGAACGTTCGCGCTTTTGCGAACAATGTAATTAACCCAGATGGTGGAACTCATGTTGTTGGTTTTCGAAGTTCTTTAACTCAAACGATTAACGAGTACGCTCGTAAGAATAATCTTCTTAAAGAAAAAGAAGATAACCTTTCAGGTGACGATATTCGCGAAGGTTTGACTGCAATTATTTTGGTGAAATTACCAGACCCGCAATTTGAAGGGCAAACTAAAAACAAGCTTGGTAATCCAGAGGTTCGCCGGTATGTTCAGCAAGTAATGAATGAGTATTTTGGCTACTATCTTGATGAAAATCCAGCTGTAGCTAAAAAAATTGTGAATAAAGCTCTCCTTGCAGCTCGAGCACGAAAAGCTGCACGTGCTGCACGTGAAAATGTGATTCGAAAAGGTGTTTTGGATGGTTTGAATCTACCTGGAAAACTTGCAGACTGTTCTTCAAAGAAACCAGAAGAGTGTGAACTTTATATTGTTGAGGGAGATTCAGCTGGTGGTTCTGCGAAGAACGGACGTGATGCTCGAACGCAAGCAATTTTGCCTCTTCGTGGTAAAGTTTTAAATACGGAACGTGCTCGACTTGACAAGATGCTGGCTAATAATGAAATTGTTTCACTTATTAAAGGGATGGGCGTTGGAATTGGAGAACAATTTGATATTTCTGGCTTGCGATATCACCGAATTATTATTATGACCGATGCCGATGTTGACGGAAGTCATATTGCAACACTTTTAATGACTTTCTTTTTCCGATATATGCGTGAAGTTGTTGAAGGTGGACATATCTATCTTGCGAAGCCTCCACTTTTCTTATTAAAGGGCTCAGGAAATAAACACTATTATGTTTATAGTGATGAAGAACGTGATGCAAAAATTAAAGAATTAATTGAAGAGAGAAAAGCTCGCGGAACACAAATTAATCCAGAAGATAATGAGATCAAGCAGGCTGGTCTAACGGGAATTCAGCGATATAAGGGTCTTGGTGAAATGGATGCAACACAACTCTGGGAAACAACAATGAATCCAGAAAACCGTGTCTTAATTCAATTAAGGCTTGAAGATGCTGAGCGTGCAGATGCAATTTTCACGAAGTTGATGGGAAGTGAAGTCTCAATGCGAAAGAGTTTCATTCAGACAAATGCGAAATATGTTAACCTTGAAGAATTGGATGTTTAA
- the gyrA gene encoding DNA gyrase subunit A, with product MEDENKKPLEGEIIEQQNHSKVLEYRTVEDVMEDSFLRYSMSVIIDRALPDVRDGMKPVHRRVLYTMGEMGVRPGSSFKKSARIVGDVMGKYHPHGDSSIYDSMVRLAQDWVMRYPLVEGQGNFGSMDGDPAAAMRYTEARLGRIGDILLNDLDKDTVDFRPNYDGSESEPSVLPAKLPNLLLNGQMGIAVGMATSIPTHNLSEIVDATVELISNPEAKLEDLMKYVKGPDFPTGAVVYGGAPMIQAYRTGRGSVTMRAVAEIIETKRGRHQIVVSEIPYNVNKASLIEKIADLVKEKKITTIADLRDESARGTVKIVIDLKKDAYPKKVLNQLYKLTPLQSNFHYNMLALVDGVQPRVLGLKEMLDEFVKHRRNVVRRRTEFELKKAKARAHILEGLKIALDHIDEVIGTIRASKTTDIAEKALREKFGLTEIQAKAILAMQLRRLTGLEREAIEAELAALLKLIGELESILADENEILRIIKEELLEMKEKYGDERKTKVINHELGKFSDEELIPEEESVILLTGENYIKRTLLADYRRQNRGGKGKRGMTTKDQDIIDQLIPASTHDWLLFFTNKGRVFRLKAYEVPAASLQAKGVAAVNLLQLQPEEKITSIIKLEQNSSTEDYLFMATVKGTVKKTALKDFANIRTNGLNAINLDEGDELRWIQKTDGQSDIIVSTSAGQAVRFNENDVRAMGRAARGVRGVRLRPNDSVVGMDVAKDGTQKLLVISANGYGKATKVSNFEVKHRGGIGVKAAIVTAKTGPIVSVQTLPEAVSDALMISSGGQTIRVAVKDIPTLGRTTQGVRIMKLSDNDTVASVGLMEESREEE from the coding sequence ATGGAAGATGAAAATAAAAAACCTCTTGAAGGTGAAATTATCGAACAACAAAATCATTCGAAAGTTTTAGAATATCGCACGGTTGAAGATGTGATGGAGGATTCATTTCTTCGTTATTCAATGTCTGTTATTATTGACCGTGCATTGCCTGATGTTCGAGATGGAATGAAGCCAGTTCATCGCCGTGTTCTTTATACAATGGGCGAAATGGGTGTTCGACCAGGCTCTTCATTTAAGAAGTCTGCGCGTATCGTTGGTGACGTAATGGGTAAATACCACCCACACGGCGATAGCTCCATTTATGATTCGATGGTTCGTTTGGCACAGGACTGGGTGATGCGATATCCTCTTGTTGAAGGTCAAGGAAACTTCGGCTCAATGGATGGCGATCCTGCAGCCGCTATGCGTTATACTGAAGCAAGGCTTGGTCGAATTGGTGATATTTTGCTAAACGATCTTGATAAAGATACGGTTGATTTTCGACCAAACTATGATGGATCTGAAAGCGAGCCTTCAGTTCTCCCGGCTAAATTACCAAATCTTCTCTTAAATGGTCAAATGGGTATTGCAGTTGGTATGGCAACAAGTATTCCGACTCATAATTTGAGCGAAATTGTTGATGCAACTGTTGAGCTAATTAGTAATCCAGAAGCCAAGCTTGAAGATTTAATGAAATATGTCAAAGGCCCAGACTTCCCAACAGGTGCGGTAGTTTATGGTGGAGCTCCGATGATCCAGGCTTATCGAACTGGTCGTGGAAGTGTTACTATGCGAGCCGTTGCTGAAATCATTGAAACTAAACGCGGTCGTCATCAGATTGTAGTTTCGGAAATACCTTATAACGTTAATAAAGCTTCTTTGATCGAGAAGATTGCTGATCTCGTAAAAGAAAAGAAAATTACAACTATAGCTGACCTTCGTGATGAATCTGCGCGCGGAACGGTTAAGATTGTAATCGATCTTAAGAAGGATGCATACCCAAAGAAAGTTCTCAACCAGCTCTACAAATTAACTCCACTTCAATCAAACTTTCATTACAATATGCTTGCTTTGGTTGATGGTGTTCAGCCGCGAGTGCTTGGCTTAAAAGAAATGCTTGATGAATTCGTAAAGCATCGCCGAAATGTTGTGCGTCGCCGAACAGAATTCGAACTTAAAAAAGCAAAAGCTCGTGCACATATTTTAGAAGGTTTGAAAATTGCGCTTGATCATATCGATGAAGTTATTGGAACGATTCGAGCTTCGAAAACTACAGATATTGCCGAAAAAGCTTTGCGTGAAAAATTCGGATTGACTGAAATTCAAGCAAAAGCAATTCTTGCGATGCAACTTCGCCGATTGACTGGATTGGAGCGCGAAGCAATCGAAGCTGAGCTTGCTGCTCTCTTGAAACTTATTGGTGAGCTTGAGTCAATTCTTGCTGATGAGAATGAAATTCTTCGAATTATTAAAGAAGAACTTCTCGAAATGAAAGAAAAATATGGTGATGAGCGTAAAACTAAGGTCATTAATCATGAGCTTGGCAAATTCTCAGATGAAGAGCTTATTCCTGAGGAAGAAAGTGTTATTCTTCTAACTGGTGAAAACTATATTAAGCGAACTCTACTTGCAGATTATCGCCGCCAAAATCGTGGCGGAAAAGGTAAGCGTGGGATGACAACAAAAGATCAAGATATTATTGATCAATTGATTCCAGCAAGTACGCATGATTGGTTGTTGTTCTTTACGAATAAAGGTCGAGTATTTAGACTTAAAGCTTACGAGGTTCCTGCTGCAAGCCTTCAAGCTAAAGGTGTTGCTGCGGTAAATCTACTACAACTCCAACCTGAAGAAAAAATTACATCAATCATCAAGCTTGAACAAAATAGTAGTACAGAAGATTACCTCTTTATGGCTACCGTAAAGGGGACTGTAAAAAAGACAGCACTTAAAGACTTTGCGAATATTCGAACGAATGGTTTGAACGCAATTAATCTTGATGAAGGCGATGAGCTCCGTTGGATTCAGAAAACTGATGGTCAGAGCGATATTATTGTTTCAACATCAGCTGGTCAGGCTGTTCGATTTAATGAGAATGATGTTCGAGCAATGGGTCGTGCGGCTCGTGGTGTTCGTGGCGTTCGACTTCGACCAAATGATAGCGTTGTTGGGATGGATGTTGCTAAAGATGGAACACAAAAACTTCTTGTGATTTCAGCAAATGGTTACGGAAAAGCAACAAAAGTCTCGAACTTTGAAGTTAAACATCGTGGTGGAATTGGTGTTAAAGCCGCAATTGTAACCGCAAAAACTGGTCCAATCGTTTCAGTTCAAACTTTGCCAGAGGCTGTTTCTGATGCGTTAATGATTTCAAGCGGTGGTCAAACAATTCGAGTTGCTGTTAAAGATATTCCAACTTTAGGTCGAACTACGCAGGGCGTTCGAATTATGAAACTTTCTGATAATGATACTGTGGCAAGTGTTGGTTTAATGGAAGAAAGTCGAGAGGAGGAATGA
- a CDS encoding divergent PAP2 family protein, whose product MPRYLVIFVLAWIIAQGAKYILEIRKDKSAKFKQIITESGGMPSSHSSVVIALATLVGLHEGVYSSIFGLAFVFAMIVIYDSMKVRFSNGIQAQRINEIIEKQNLKIKKVRVVKGHTPLEVAVGSVIGIFIGYTAFLLGL is encoded by the coding sequence ATGCCAAGATATTTAGTGATTTTTGTGTTAGCATGGATAATTGCGCAAGGTGCTAAATATATTCTAGAAATTCGAAAAGATAAAAGTGCAAAATTTAAGCAAATCATCACTGAAAGTGGTGGGATGCCAAGTTCTCATAGTTCAGTGGTGATTGCGCTCGCAACACTTGTTGGTTTGCATGAAGGTGTTTATTCTTCAATTTTTGGTTTAGCTTTTGTATTTGCGATGATAGTGATATATGATTCAATGAAAGTGCGATTTTCGAACGGTATTCAAGCACAAAGAATTAATGAAATCATTGAAAAGCAGAATTTAAAAATTAAAAAAGTCCGAGTTGTTAAAGGCCACACTCCGCTAGAAGTTGCTGTTGGTTCAGTTATTGGAATTTTTATTGGATATACAGCATTTTTGCTTGGGTTATAG